Proteins encoded within one genomic window of Phoenix dactylifera cultivar Barhee BC4 unplaced genomic scaffold, palm_55x_up_171113_PBpolish2nd_filt_p 001449F, whole genome shotgun sequence:
- the LOC103713382 gene encoding uncharacterized protein LOC103713382 codes for MPKSSSPSPTITPMNKTHPQTLTLTPPPPPTLIPNPPPQDDDNEDDDDDLLHLQSYPQSLLMDEEDDPEPNLNLYPSQSSIPNPNPNPNSDQSTFSSLLFCEPNDEEEEEEEEEAADEDDDEIEGNDDHKPALNGHAVPAADPPAAAAAPVPVPVPPAPHIDPSSHISSQFYTFNRDSHALMVRCILEGRLATPDEIRGATPAPVLKSWRSVWKDRNEDTAYLTAWKRIQDKLAAHLDAVPAPGSLPVLFFKNNPAQSVSHVDQWQDIVTAAHADPDLLRHLGLKETVDRIKKSWTVGAKFYGIPESFIRVCVASCPVCTSSSSAVSAGGASIAARSKRRRFEYTESFDVPAKDVPRQLQQLAAKHKVVLCIRQKYIRYKPFMAEVKDYACHRAGEPSSASASSKKARVLKREPYQSKRCGCGFRIRAIVPIANYNEKDKTFVYQDEGTAVFKLYAVHSGHEPGPLDGNARIIHRVVGQKGGFDLDPVDYGVREEAEPESFVNLTGKEDCGDPHHMVLQLVQELRVEAGFLEGKIAKMPPEMLGSLAHNLVDILHRLRNVAVTQHSEESLVVGNEELGQWGHDGNHHLDSHDRIFAKDAEMIDEEENDFDSTLGAIVPWDRMSVECQDRKLLMREGLKSDKWMMKEDCGDFDEKSILNCGEDEDSKLIKPLRNDGTIVPDRNLLGMQVDGFYPDTTKWYDSPSGLDPGADSGDGGFRHGGIV; via the coding sequence ATGCCGAAATCATCGTCACCATCACCCACCATCACCCCGATGAACAAAAcccatccccaaaccctaaccctaaccccaccccctcccccaaccctaatccccaacccccctCCCCAAGACGACGACAACGAGGACGACGACGACGATCTCCTCCATCTCCAATCCTACCCCCAATCCCTCCTCATGGACGAGGAGGACGACCCCGAGCCCAACCTGAACCTCTATCCATCACAATCCTCgatccctaaccctaaccctaaccctaattccGACCAATCCactttctcctcccttctcttctgCGAACCCaacgacgaggaggaggaggaggaggaggaggaggccgccgacGAGGACGACGACGAGATCGAGGGCAACGACGACCACAAGCCCGCCCTCAACGGCCACGCAGTTCCTGCCGCCGAcccccccgccgccgccgccgcccccgtcCCCGTCCCCGTCCCTCCGGCCCCCCACATCGACCCCTCGTCTCACATCTCCTCCCAGTTCTACACCTTCAACCGCGATTCCCACGCTCTGATGGTCCGCTGCATCCTGGAGGGCCGCCTCGCGACGCCCGACGAGATCCGCGGCGCCACCCCCGCCCCCGTCCTCAAGTCGTGGCGCTCTGTGTGGAAGGACCGCAACGAGGACACCGCCTACCTCACAGCTTGGAAGCGTATCCAGGACAAGCTCGCTGCCCACCTCGACGCCGTGCCCGCCCCCGGCTCCCTCCCCGTCCTTTTCTTCAAGAACAACCCCGCTCAGAGCGTCTCCCATGTCGACCAGTGGCAGGACATCGTCACTGCTGCGCATGCCGACCCGGACCTCCTCCGCCACCTTGGCCTCAAGGAAACTGTCGACCGTATCAAGAAGTCTTGGACTGTCGGCGCCAAGTTCTATGGCATTCCTGAGTCGTTCATCCGGGTTTGTGTCGCCTCCTGCCCTGTctgcacctcctcctcctccgctgtGTCCGCAGGTGGTGCTTCTATTGCTGCCCGTTCCAAGCGCCGGCGGTTTGAGTACACTGAGTCCTTTGATGTGCCTGCCAAGGATGTGCCTCGCCAGCTCCAGCAGCTCGCGGCCAAGCACAAGGTGGTCCTTTGCATCCGCCAGAAGTACATTCGCTACAAGCCCTTCATGGCTGAGGTGAAGGACTATGCCTGCCACCGAGCTGGGGAGCCATCGTCAGCCTCTGCTTCCTCGAAGAAGGCCAGGGTCTTAAAGAGGGAGCCTTACCAGTCCAAGCGGTGCGGATGTGGGTTCCGTATCCGGGCAATTGTTCCCATTGCCAACTATAATGAGAAAGACAAGACCTTTGTGTATCAGGATGAGGGCACTGCTGTTTTTAAACTGTATGCTGTGCACTCTGGGCACGAGCCGGGCCCACTTGATGGAAATGCCAGGATCATCCACCGGGTGGTCGGGCAGAAGGGGGGTTTCGATCTTGACCCAGTGGACTATGGGGTCAGGGAGGAAGCTGAACCGGAGTCATTTGTTAACCTTACAGGGAAGGAAGACTGTGGGGATCCCCACCACATGGTACTGCAGCTGGTCCAAGAGCTCAGGGTGGAGGCTGGGTTTCTGGAGGGAAAGATTGCTAAAATGCCACCAGAGATGCTGGGTTCTCTGGCGCACAATCTGGTGGATATTCTTCACAGGCTGAGGAATGTGGCTGTAACTCAGCACTCAGAGGAGTCTTTGGTAGTGGGCAATGAGGAGCTTGGGCAGTGGGGTCATGATGGCAACCACCACCTTGACAGCCATGATAGGATATTTGCTAAGGATGCAGAGATGATTGATGAGGAGGAGAATGATTTTGATTCGACTCTTGGGGCCATTGTTCCATGGGATAGGATGTCAGTGGAGTGCCAGGATAGGAAGCTGCTTATGAGGGAGGGCTTGAAGTCTGACAAGTGGATGATGAAGGAGGACTGTGGTGACTTTGACGAGAAGAGCATTCTGAATTGTGGTGAGGATGAGGACTCCAAGCTGATAAAGCCCTTAAGGAATGATGGGACGATTGTGCCGGACCGGAATCTGCTAGGGATGCAGGTGGATGGATTCTATCCTGATACTACCAAGTGGTATGATTCACCAAGTGGCTTGGATCCTGGTGCGGATTCTGGGGATGGTGGTTTTAGGCATGGAGGAATTGTATGA